GATGCTCGCCACGCTCAAACTGGAAAAGCAGCAACTGCAAACCGAACTCACCGCCGCGGAACGCAAGCGTCAGGCCGAACTCCTCGCCGAAGCGGAAAACAACCGCGCCCTCGTCGGCCTCCGCGGGCCGATGCGGAAAGTGGCGATCCTCTTCGACGCCTCCGGCAGCATGCGGCAAGAGGGCGCCGGCGGCAGCGACCGCTGGAGCGAAGCGCAAGAAATTACCGCCACGTGGCTCAAGCATCTCAACGTTCAAGAGTGCGTGCTGATCGTTTACTCGACCGACGTCCGCACGTTCCCGCAAGACGGCAAGCTCGCTAGCCTTATGGGCGAGCAGGGGGCGCTGATGCGCGACCTGCTGCTGCAACAACTCTCAACCGTCTCTCCCGGCGGCTGGACCGACACGCACGCCGCCTTCCAAAAGGCATACGAATACGACGTCGACACGATCCTGCTCCTCTCCGACGGAGCGCCGAGCAAAGTTGCGTCGGGCGTCTACCAGGACGAACTCGCTCAGCAGATCTACCAACTCTGCCGCCAGCACGCCGGCATCCCGGTCAACACGATCGGCCTCGGCAACTATTTTGACAAAGACATGTCGAACTTCTTGCGAACCGTCGCCAGCCTCACCGGCGGCGCCTTCCGCGGCGAATAGCGGCAACGCCCATCAAAGCCACCGGCTCTTACCAACGCAGCTTCAGTCAAACGCCTTAGCAAGCTCCGCCTCCATCGCACTCCACTCGGTCGTCGACGCCAGCAGCGTTCCGTCGGGCCCAATGAGGTAGTACGTCGGTACGGAGCTGAGCGCCAACTGCTTCGCGAGATCGGACTGGTCCCCGAGATAGTTCTGGGCCCAACTCATCCCTTCGCGCTCAGCGATCCGCTTTCCAGCTTCGGGGTCGCGATCGAGGTTAAGCCCAACCGCCGTAATCGGCTGCTGCGCCAACCGATCGACCGTCGCCTTTAGTTGCGGCATACTCTCCAAGCAGGGCCCGCACCAACTCGCCCACGCATGCATTAACACGTGCCGCCCCTTGAGATCGTTGACGTGCAGCTCTCTCCCGTTCGCATCGACGAACTTGAACGCCGCCATCGATTGCCCAATGCGCGGCCCGCTACGGCAGGGAACTTCGATCTCGCCGATCTCTTTGAGGCCCGCCGCCGCGTCGGCCTCGGTCACCTCCACGGTCACGACCTTCTCGCCAATCGTCTCGACCAAGCACCCGGCGGGCTGCTCGTAGAGCCGCAGCACAAGGTCGTACGTTCCGGGCGGCACGCCGTTGACGCGGAACGCCCCGTCGGGCGTCAGCTTCACAAAATAGCTGCGACGAGTCGACTGCCAGTCGTTGCTGGCGGGGTCGAGAAACCAGCTCGCTTCGACCGGCTTTGTCGGATCGAAACTAGGCCGCGGCAACGCTTCCGGAAACTCGATGCCGTGGTCGCGGCTGATGAGGTAGCTGAGCGACCAATTCTTGTCGAGCTTGTCGTTCTCACGCCCTGTCGCCACGACGCGGCCGGAAATCGCCCCCCCCTCGCCGCCAAGTGCCACCGTGCGGCGTTCGCCTGGTTGCAAATCGAGCGGCTCCGACTGACTGGAGGCAAGCGGCGATTCTCGCCATGGCCCCAGCAGCGCACTGATAGAACTCGGCGCCGGCGCCACTCGCTCAAATTCGAATCGACCATCGCCATCGGTCAGCGCTTGGTAGTTTCCTTGGATACGCGGCTCGCCAAGCGGCGGCTCCCCGATTGCGTACAGGAGGACCCGCTCGTTGGCCACCGGCTTGCCTGCTTGCAGGAGTTGCCCCGAGACGTTCGCCCAAGGTTGTAGGGCGATGGTCCCGATCGGCTCGTCGGGTTCACGGGCGATCTCTGCGAACCCTAGCGAGTCGTGAAATATTCGAAGCAGGTACTTCTCGCTAGTTGCACGCAGCTGAAAGCGTCCTTCGCCATCCGTTTCAATTTGTCGACTGCCGAAATCAACCTTGTTCCGATAGATCGACGGGACGATACTCACCGTTGCTTCGACGACCGTGGCTCCCGCGACCGGCTTGCCCGCTGCGTCGACAACCTCTCCTTGCCGATCTGGTGCAGGCTCCAAGGCGAAGTCCTGCGAGACTTGGCCGTCCTTCACGCCGTAACTCTGCTCGCTCACTTTGGAGCGGTAGCCGTCGGCCTCGACGCGGACGCGGTAACGGTACGAATCGGAACCTCCGCCTTCCAACGGCAACTCGTAGGCGCCGTTGCTTGCCGACTTGAGATGATCGAGTCGCGAACTCAGATGGCCAGGCTGGAACTCAATAACCGGAGCGACCGAGAACTTCTGAATCGGTTCTCCCGTGCCGGCGTCTGTCACCTTTCCCGCAGCGAGTAGCTGCTTTGCCAACTCGACGACGTGCGGTGCGCCCTCCGGCTTGGCGACCAGCGTTGCCGACGTGGCTGTATAACCCTTCGCGGAGACATTGTACGTCACCGCATCCTCCGGCGCCCAATCCCAAACGTAGAGGCCATGTTCGTCCGCGTGCCGCGGGATGTGCGATTCCGGCACGTTCGGATGCTTTTCGTTGTAGATGGCATCGACGCCACGCCACGGACCGATGCCGACGTAGGCATTGGGGATCGGCTTGCCATGCTGATCGACGACCTTAAGCGTCACGCGGTGTCCGGGATTCAGTGTGAAGTGCAAGGGCGGCAACCCCGGGCGTACGCGGACTTGGCGTCGCTGCGGAGCATAACCAGGTGCGAGAACGGTAAGCCATCGTTTTCCCAACTCGAACGGCTCCGTTTCAAACTGACCCTCCTGGCCGATCTGGCATTCGTTCACGCCATCCGCGAAGTAAGTATTATCGCTCCAAATGACCAGTCCCTTGGTCACTGCCCGGCCCTCGAGATCAGTAATCGTTCCCACAACGGGCACGCCGCGCCGCATGACGACCTTCGCCGTCGCGTCTCGCAGCTGAGCAACTGTCACGCCATTAGTTCGCTGCAGCTCGCCCCAGTTTTCGTCGCTGATGTAGTCGTCATGAAGGAATTTCAGTTGGAAATCGAAGTCATCGCCTGGCGTCGCTGCCGGCGCGCAATTGATCGACCAGCGTCCCTCCTGATCGGTCTGAGCGGGCCCGCCGCTAAAGTCCTCATCCGTCAGCCAGGTACAAGTCGTTGCGCGTGGGTTTGGTCCCCAATTTGGTTCGTCGTCTTGAACACTGACGTCAATGCGCACCCCAGCAATCGGCTTGCCATCCACGTCGACGACTTGCCCTCCTAATTTCGTCCCGCGTTGCAGTTTGAAATGGTATTTAGCGGGGATCAGCTTGCCGTCCTCGTGCGTTCCCTCAGCAAAATTCGTAAACGCCGGCACATAGCCGGGCGCTGAAGGGAAAAACCGCAGAATATTCAACTGTTGTGGAACGGCCACTTTCATGACGCCGTCTTTGTCAGCGACATACGTCTTGGTTGGATAGGCTCGCTTCCCTTCCAACTCCCAGATCGATGCCACCATCCTCGCGTCAGGCAACGGCGCCCCCGCTTCATCGGTGATAAGCACCTCCATGATCCGGCCTTCGGGATCGGGGGCTTCGCTCGTTGGCGTTTCTTTCGAATCCGCCGCTGGCGGAGCAGCTGCTGGCGCGTCGTCTTTAGCCGACGACTTGGCTCCGGCAATCTTCGTCGACGCTTCGCGGGCTGCTGTCGTCGCCGTTTCCTCCGCCCGCGATTGCAGGCGAACCGTTCCCACCAGCGTCGCCGCCGCAACGGCAGCGGTAAGGAGCGTGCGAATCGCCCGCTGCGACAGTGCGACGCGGTTGCGGGCGCGATCGAGAATCGCCAGAATCCGCCGCTCGACGTTCGCGCCGCGGGCCATCCCCACCGCCAGCGCCCGCCGGCGATGGCAATAAACGCGAGCCACTTCCAACAGCACGTGGGCGTAGTCGCTCGGCCGCTGGCCGGCGGCGACCACCATATCGTCGCACGCCAGTTCGCGGAGCTTCCGCATTTGCGCGAGCCCGAACCAAGCGATGGGGTTAAAGAAGTGCAGCGTGCCCACCACGCCGGCGATCGTTTGCGTCAGCACGTCGCGCCGCTTCGCGTGCGATAACTCGTGGAGGAGCACCATCTCACACCGCTCGTCGCTCCAAGCAGCGGCGCCCGCCGGTAGCACTACCTTCGAAGCGGCGATCCCCGCCACCAGCGGCCCTTCGGCGCCCGCGGACTCCAGCAGGCGCGCAGCGCCGCCGAACTCCAATCGCCGCGCTGCCGCCGCGAACCGCTCCAGCAATCGTTCGTCAGTCACTGCATGGCACTTGCGTAAGAAGCTGCGCAGCTGCCAGCCGCGCCAACCACTGCGAATCGCAAGCAACGCGACGCCCGCGAGCCAGCAGACAAACGCCAATTGGGTCCAAGAGACTGGCACTGTC
This sequence is a window from Lacipirellula parvula. Protein-coding genes within it:
- a CDS encoding M56 family metallopeptidase; the encoded protein is MVGDLLSLNRLVAVGGELLVDVAVKSLLVLFAAALVAWGLRRRSAALQHGVWTTGFCVCLVLPLIALAAPGWNLAILPASLPTNAASSGGYSQAGRFDSQRADSQRQNDRQRDIGFAGRSPQGGMLPASGPDAEPAPSASPPSPSFSSPAFARAQTVPVSWTQLAFVCWLAGVALLAIRSGWRGWQLRSFLRKCHAVTDERLLERFAAAARRLEFGGAARLLESAGAEGPLVAGIAASKVVLPAGAAAWSDERCEMVLLHELSHAKRRDVLTQTIAGVVGTLHFFNPIAWFGLAQMRKLRELACDDMVVAAGQRPSDYAHVLLEVARVYCHRRRALAVGMARGANVERRILAILDRARNRVALSQRAIRTLLTAAVAAATLVGTVRLQSRAEETATTAAREASTKIAGAKSSAKDDAPAAAPPAADSKETPTSEAPDPEGRIMEVLITDEAGAPLPDARMVASIWELEGKRAYPTKTYVADKDGVMKVAVPQQLNILRFFPSAPGYVPAFTNFAEGTHEDGKLIPAKYHFKLQRGTKLGGQVVDVDGKPIAGVRIDVSVQDDEPNWGPNPRATTCTWLTDEDFSGGPAQTDQEGRWSINCAPAATPGDDFDFQLKFLHDDYISDENWGELQRTNGVTVAQLRDATAKVVMRRGVPVVGTITDLEGRAVTKGLVIWSDNTYFADGVNECQIGQEGQFETEPFELGKRWLTVLAPGYAPQRRQVRVRPGLPPLHFTLNPGHRVTLKVVDQHGKPIPNAYVGIGPWRGVDAIYNEKHPNVPESHIPRHADEHGLYVWDWAPEDAVTYNVSAKGYTATSATLVAKPEGAPHVVELAKQLLAAGKVTDAGTGEPIQKFSVAPVIEFQPGHLSSRLDHLKSASNGAYELPLEGGGSDSYRYRVRVEADGYRSKVSEQSYGVKDGQVSQDFALEPAPDRQGEVVDAAGKPVAGATVVEATVSIVPSIYRNKVDFGSRQIETDGEGRFQLRATSEKYLLRIFHDSLGFAEIAREPDEPIGTIALQPWANVSGQLLQAGKPVANERVLLYAIGEPPLGEPRIQGNYQALTDGDGRFEFERVAPAPSSISALLGPWRESPLASSQSEPLDLQPGERRTVALGGEGGAISGRVVATGRENDKLDKNWSLSYLISRDHGIEFPEALPRPSFDPTKPVEASWFLDPASNDWQSTRRSYFVKLTPDGAFRVNGVPPGTYDLVLRLYEQPAGCLVETIGEKVVTVEVTEADAAAGLKEIGEIEVPCRSGPRIGQSMAAFKFVDANGRELHVNDLKGRHVLMHAWASWCGPCLESMPQLKATVDRLAQQPITAVGLNLDRDPEAGKRIAEREGMSWAQNYLGDQSDLAKQLALSSVPTYYLIGPDGTLLASTTEWSAMEAELAKAFD